One Lentisphaerota bacterium DNA window includes the following coding sequences:
- a CDS encoding CrcB family protein produces the protein MKLIRCPAAYVATAPPQRADVLRCFVIGMVTGLSARDGRVSHEGRLVLATGFCGGFTTLSALMDETVEMLRGSEYGHATLYVGGSLVVSMSACVLGLMAARALTKSGGGIWI, from the coding sequence GTGAAGCTAATCCGATGCCCTGCTGCGTACGTCGCTACCGCGCCGCCGCAGCGGGCTGACGTTCTGCGGTGCTTCGTGATCGGAATGGTCACGGGGCTGTCTGCGCGGGATGGACGGGTCTCGCACGAAGGTCGGCTCGTGCTCGCCACGGGGTTCTGTGGCGGGTTTACTACCCTGTCCGCGCTGATGGACGAGACAGTCGAGATGCTCCGGGGCAGCGAGTACGGGCACGCGACCCTGTATGTCGGCGGGTCGTTGGTTGTCTCTATGAGCGCCTGTGTCCTCGGGCTCATGGCTGCGCGCGCGCTGACCAAATCGGGCGGCGGAATCTGGATCTGA